Proteins co-encoded in one Nicotiana sylvestris chromosome 7, ASM39365v2, whole genome shotgun sequence genomic window:
- the LOC138872853 gene encoding uncharacterized protein, with protein sequence MKVAEMKMLRWMCGHTRMDKIRNDDIQEKVHVAPINVKMREARLRWFKHVQRRSPDAPVKRCGRLVVEGTRRGRGRPKKYLGEVIKEDMARLQISEYMTLDMKMWRSSIRVV encoded by the coding sequence atgaaagtagcagaaatgaagatgttgagatggatgtgcgggcacactaggatggataagattaggaatgatgatattcaggagaaggtgcacgtggctCCCATTAATgtcaagatgcgggaagcgaggcttagatggttcaaacatgttcagaggagaagcccagatgctccagtTAAGAGGTGTGGacggctggttgtggagggcacaagaagaggtagagggcggcctaagaagtatttgggagaggtgatcaaagaagatatggcgaggcttcagatttccgagtaCATGACACTTGATATgaagatgtggaggtcgagtattagggttgtatga
- the LOC138872852 gene encoding uncharacterized protein — MDKVQLIRQRLLAAQSRQKSYADKRRRDLVFTIEDKVFLRVSPMKGVMRFGKRGKLSPRFIGSYEILDRVGVVAYRLALPPELSFIHPVFHVLMLRKCISNSSQVLEAPAIPLDEKLSYEKEPMAIVDRQVRKLRSKEIVFIKVLCRNHTVEEATWEVEKDMQAKYPHLFQSTGTNLS, encoded by the coding sequence ATGGACAAGGTCCAGTTGATCAGACAGAGATTGCTTGCAGCTCAAAGTAGACAAAAGTCTTATGCtgataagagaagaagagatttaGTGTTTACAATTGAGGACAAAGTGTTCCTACGAGTCTcccctatgaaaggtgtgatgcggtttgggaaaagaggcaagttgagccccaggtttataggATCGTATGAGATACTAGACCGAGTGGGAGTGGTGGCTTATCGTTTGGCACTTCCTCCTGAGTTATCTTTTattcacccagtgtttcatgtcttAATGCTAAGGAAATGTATATCAAACTCATCTCAGGTGCTTGAAGCACCTGCTATACCGCTTGATGAGAAGTTGTCTTACGAGAAGGAACCGATGGCTATTGttgataggcaagtaagaaagcTTCGGTCAAAAGAAATTGTGTTCATTAAAGTTTTATGCAGAAATCATACAGTTGAAGAAGCTACTTGGGAAGTAGAAAAAGATATGCAAGCGAAGTATCCTCATTTGTTTCAGTCTACAGGTACGAACTTGAGTTAA